The proteins below come from a single Holdemania massiliensis genomic window:
- a CDS encoding PTS mannose/fructose/sorbose/N-acetylgalactosamine transporter subunit IIC: MMIVQGLLVGLVYYVCDLLSLAWCANPMVNRPIVLGPLVGLVLGDLQQGILIGASVELVFLGVASIGATMPANAALGGTIATAFVILTGADMEVALALAVPIGMLGVFTNELRKLITANFLPMFDRFIEEGNVKAYDRSILWVSALVQSFQAILVFLCIAFGTQSIDVMLAAIPAPIIDGIKVAGGMLPALGLGILTIMLLGRKGAFLYYLLGFALVVFFNVSTTAVALIAFILAGIELYRELDFQTMLKRTQPAAAATEEKEEEFFL, from the coding sequence ATGATGATTGTCCAAGGTTTGTTAGTCGGACTCGTGTATTATGTCTGCGATCTGTTGTCTTTGGCCTGGTGTGCCAATCCGATGGTGAACCGCCCGATTGTGTTGGGGCCGCTGGTTGGTCTGGTACTGGGGGATCTGCAGCAGGGAATTTTAATCGGTGCCTCAGTAGAACTGGTCTTTTTGGGCGTCGCCAGTATCGGGGCAACGATGCCGGCCAATGCCGCATTGGGCGGGACGATCGCCACGGCGTTTGTCATCCTGACAGGTGCGGATATGGAAGTCGCACTGGCGCTGGCGGTACCGATCGGCATGCTCGGCGTCTTTACCAACGAATTGCGCAAACTCATTACGGCAAACTTTCTGCCGATGTTTGACCGCTTCATCGAGGAAGGAAATGTGAAAGCATATGATCGTTCGATTCTGTGGGTATCCGCGCTCGTACAATCCTTCCAGGCGATTCTGGTCTTTCTGTGCATCGCGTTTGGAACGCAGTCGATCGACGTGATGTTGGCGGCGATTCCAGCTCCGATTATTGATGGAATCAAGGTTGCCGGCGGGATGCTTCCAGCATTAGGCTTAGGTATCCTGACGATCATGCTGTTAGGAAGAAAAGGTGCTTTTCTGTATTATCTGCTGGGCTTTGCGTTAGTCGTGTTCTTTAACGTATCCACGACGGCGGTGGCTTTGATCGCCTTCATTCTGGCAGGCATCGAACTTTACCGCGAACTGGATTTCCAGACTATGCTGAAACGCACACAACCTGCTGCCGCAGCTACTGAAGAAAAAGAGGAGGAATTCTTTCTATGA
- a CDS encoding PTS system mannose/fructose/sorbose family transporter subunit IID: protein MNKNLQAYPKEEVTALKRMYWRSNFLESCFNMVRLQGLGFGYAMIPMLEYYYKDDPEGFKAALNRHTQFFNTCPNVVTFNLGVAAAMEKEAAVNPDFDPAAINAVKTALLGPTAGIGDAIFWVVLRTLAAGIGISLAQSGSILGAVVFVLLINVPSFIGRWYLEIASYTTGTQLVQKMDESGLITLISKAAGIIGLTMVGAMVASNVSLSTPLTLNFGDVPFELQSAFDMIMPGFLPLMLSLLVIALLRKNVKANWIIIGMMVVAIAGRCIGIL, encoded by the coding sequence ATGAATAAAAACTTACAAGCTTATCCAAAAGAAGAAGTCACCGCTTTAAAACGGATGTACTGGCGATCCAATTTCCTAGAATCCTGCTTCAATATGGTGCGGCTGCAGGGATTGGGGTTCGGCTATGCGATGATTCCGATGCTGGAGTATTATTATAAAGATGACCCGGAAGGCTTCAAGGCGGCGCTTAACCGGCATACGCAGTTTTTCAATACCTGTCCTAACGTTGTCACCTTTAACCTGGGCGTAGCCGCCGCAATGGAAAAGGAAGCCGCGGTCAATCCTGACTTTGATCCGGCTGCCATCAACGCGGTAAAAACCGCGCTGTTAGGTCCGACTGCCGGCATCGGCGATGCGATTTTCTGGGTTGTGCTGCGGACCTTGGCTGCGGGCATCGGCATCTCCTTGGCGCAAAGCGGTTCAATTTTGGGTGCCGTGGTGTTTGTGCTTTTGATCAATGTGCCAAGCTTTATCGGCCGCTGGTATCTGGAAATCGCCTCCTACACGACCGGAACACAGCTGGTTCAAAAGATGGATGAAAGCGGCCTGATCACCCTGATTTCCAAAGCTGCCGGCATTATCGGGTTAACGATGGTCGGAGCGATGGTCGCTTCCAATGTTTCGCTGTCCACCCCGCTGACCTTGAATTTCGGCGATGTTCCATTTGAGCTGCAAAGTGCCTTCGATATGATTATGCCGGGATTTCTGCCGTTGATGCTGTCCTTGCTGGTCATCGCGCTGCTGCGTAAAAATGTCAAAGCAAACTGGATCATCATCGGGATGATGGTTGTCGCCATTGCAGGAAGATGTATCGGGATTTTGTAA
- a CDS encoding PTS sugar transporter subunit IIA → MRKFLIAAHGTLASGMQNALQIIAGNSAKMTVIDAFVDIQNPADQIQAYFSQLCEEDELIILTDMPGGSVNQLMMRYLCRPQTHLISGINLNLVLTLILNAEETDTSALIHHAIQEGRDQILYINEKMEQLSSEMNAFF, encoded by the coding sequence ATGCGGAAGTTTTTAATCGCAGCACACGGAACTCTGGCTTCCGGTATGCAAAATGCCCTGCAGATCATTGCCGGAAATAGTGCCAAAATGACGGTGATCGATGCCTTTGTCGATATCCAGAATCCGGCCGATCAGATTCAGGCTTATTTCAGTCAGTTGTGTGAAGAAGATGAGCTGATCATTCTCACCGATATGCCCGGCGGCAGTGTCAATCAGCTGATGATGCGGTATTTATGCCGACCGCAGACGCATTTGATCAGCGGCATCAATTTGAATTTGGTGCTGACGTTAATTTTAAATGCCGAAGAAACAGATACGTCAGCGCTGATTCACCATGCCATTCAGGAAGGCCGGGATCAAATACTGTATATCAATGAAAAAATGGAACAGCTGAGTTCTGAGATGAATGCTTTTTTCTGA